A window of Rhododendron vialii isolate Sample 1 chromosome 11a, ASM3025357v1 contains these coding sequences:
- the LOC131306495 gene encoding uncharacterized protein LOC131306495, producing the protein MTFVPCDLACFIGFLETPNTRFIDIQWLLDESLFWTSEEKYLFVRKLYDIIVVMEKYWAHSKTESYIKNKLEAMKYGYSETSHVQVSDTPPIRPNMYRIRQTESYIKNKLEAM; encoded by the exons ATGACATTTGTCCCTTGTGATTTGGCTTGTTTCATTGGTTTTTTGGAAACACCGAACACAAG GTTCATAGACATTCAGTGGCTTTTGGATGAGTCTTTGTTCTGGACATCAGAAGAGAAATATTTATTTGTTAGGAAACTTTACGACATAATTGTAGTTATGGAAAAGTACTGGGCTCATTCTAAAACGGAGAGTTACATTAAGAATAAGCTGGAAGCTATGAAGTACGGATACTCCGAAACTAGTCATGTACAGGTATCGGATACGCCCCCGATACGCCCCAATATGTATCGGATACGGCAAACGGAGAGTTACATTAAGAATAAGCTGGAAGCTATGTAG